A DNA window from Vigna unguiculata cultivar IT97K-499-35 chromosome 10, ASM411807v1, whole genome shotgun sequence contains the following coding sequences:
- the LOC114167339 gene encoding putative SERF-like protein, whose product MSRGNQRDRDRERAQARAGGKTKQPRNDGLTPEQRRERDAKALQEKAAKKAAQAAGGNNAGGGRVKK is encoded by the exons ATGTCTC GCGGTAACCAGAGGGACCGAGATCGTGAAAGGGCTCAGGCAAGAGCTGGTGGAAAGACTAAGCAGCCTAGGAATGATGGCTTGACTCCTGAACAGCGCAGGGAAAG GGATGCGAAAGCATTGCAGGAGAAAGCGGCTAAGAAAGCTGCTCAGGCTGCAGGAGGGAATAATGCAGGTGGTGGCAGAGTCAAAAAATAG